A genomic region of Caenorhabditis elegans chromosome V contains the following coding sequences:
- the Y43F8B.3 gene encoding BPTI/Kunitz inhibitor domain-containing protein (Confirmed by transcript evidence), whose protein sequence is MPPLRWLFLVLCAVVAVRAADDSLIGSFKTMFFGNEPEKTNDSATSSQNNPPISYHQYATASSPSSRSQPPSGQSCTLPRQIGTGPYRIPRWYYNPVRGRCELFYWSGCCGNGNNFQTFQTCQSTCEVDPCSQDKEPGVGAVQLPRFFFNKDSRICEQFQYFGTGGNRNNFQTLEECQAQCPESPNPCAVTGGATLSPCAPGQGCGTGSYCHVGAQTQTTVCCPKPAAVDRCQQPLNVGIGNSNLQRWYFNPLTQQCSTCTYRGLQGNENNFLSQNECEQSCLVNPCKIGSPYRSQGITVQCSAMSPTVCPAGHYCHLGADATTSVCCQALGNSPCEEEMTQGEGPSALTRFYYDASQRKCLAFNYLGLKGNRNNFQSKEHCESTCPVWTNPCAIGQPIMTVGQKPFQCHQGATCSTGYFCHLGYDDATTVCCQSEGDPCSLVVKEGSGNHHLSRWFYNSNTRQCQPFTYTGQGGNENNFLLREHCEATCPVWINACPSGEPYLLPNGKPQPCDSANVNSCPLTHWCHPGPDASTTMCCPGKADPCTQTLAQGEGPLSVARFYFNAQSRTCDEFMFRGLKGNSNNFKSQEDCEKACPVQQNPCPITMSSLKHSAKLVPCSATKSCPSQQWCHYGETKETTVCCPNAVDDPCTAPPRNPGVGEFHATRWAFDGSARKCVPFEYRGMKGNSNNFLTRENCEKRCPVFQNPCKIGEPHIQNNQYMQCSPQQVCPGGHYCHVGTEANYCCKALGGDPCGQPLDRGVGGSQLSRWYWNQQSQCCLPFSYCGQKGTQNNFLTKQDCDRTCYELDNPCALGDPQMAQNNRPLQCSATASTCGAQFWCHFGANQDTTVCCPGRVESPQICQQPMAVGTGGATLPRWYYNAQTMQCVQFNYAGRMGNQNNFQSQQACEQTCPVYVNVCPTGSPMLDASTNKPVPCTFGSNSCGADHWCHLGLVPDEYQCCPGSPTNPGACQGLPESEGVTGAPAPPTSRWYYDQTDMQCKQFTYNGRRGNQNNFLTQEDCAATCDVFTNPCNQPIALPATLCSGTGSSDTCGANMWCHIGANQDSTVCCPSEGDPCSLPLARGSGNQFMDRFYYNQQTGSCQQFTYSGLHGNQNNFLTQQACEEQCGPNPCFEGRPFVGADGRTQTCSASANFNTCPLNHWCHIGSDLSTTVCCPGASTNACNLPMSTGEGNARLDRFYYDQQTKTCRPFVYNGLKGNQNNFISLRACQLSCQPLDNPCIGQPATTAAGQVLFCSITNKDSCPVNFWCHIGATPETTVCCPGATNPCSVPLAPGTGNAGLARYYYNPDDRQCLPFQYNGKRGNQNNFENQADCERTCPVFINPCLGEVILEDGAPKPCKPLLKNSCGSATEFCHTGNPSDQNSSFCCPRINQDPCNAFVRNGEGNFNMTRYYYNPVEGDCFSFQYRGLKGNENNFLTLKMCQETCKPLTTACFGGESPLMNNGRVVQCHNHVCPTSHYCHRGADVRSTVCCARRGNSCDQQLMLGVGDAAIDRYYYDTTDDACMAFNYTGVGGNENNFLTKAECQIACPGYRGYCPHGKPDVTDHSLTTCGIDTGCPRDHVCHVSKRGSKTVCCPDPASFCLVRADPGPCNREIPRWAYDKASGSCKKFIFGGCQGNLNNFDTVQKCTEICCDKGYN, encoded by the exons ATGCCTCCACTCAGGTGGCTCTTTTTAGTACTATGCGCCGTGGTGGCAGTTCGAGCAGCCGATGACAGCCTCATCGGCTCTTTTAAGACAATGTTCTTCGGTAATGAACCTGAGAAGACCAACGACTCCGCCACTTCATCACAAAATAATCCTCCGATCAGTTATCACCAGTATGCGACTGCTTCATCACCAT ccagcCGCTCACAACCTCCATCTGGACAATCTTGTACCCTGCCACGTCAGATTGGAACTGGACCCTACAGAATTCCAAGATG GTACTATAACCCAGTCCGCGGACGTTGTGAGCTGTTCTATTGGTCCGGTTGCTGTGGAAACGGAAACAATTTCCAGACGTTCCAGACGTGCCAATCGACCTGCGAAG TCGATCCGTGCTCTCAGGACAAGGAACCGGGCGTGGGCGCCGTCCAACTGCCCCGCTTCTTTTTCAACAAGGATTCCCGGATTTGCGAGCAATTCCAGTATTTTGGCACCGGCGGGAATCGCAATAACTTCCAGACGCTTGAAGAGTGTCAAGCACAGTGTCCAG aaagccCGAATCCATGTGCCGTTACCGGTGGTGCAACACTATCTCCGTGTGCTCCGGGTCAGGGATGTGGTACTGGAAGCTATTGCCACGTCGGAGCCCAGACACAGACCACCGTGTGCTGCCCCAAGCCGGCGGCCGTCGATCGATGCCAACAACCGTTGAATGTTGGAATTGGTAACTCGAATTTGCAGAG atggtaCTTCAACCCGCTTACCCAACAATGCTCAACATGCACTTATCGTGGACTCCAAGGAAATGAGAACAactttttgtctcaaaatgaATGCGAGCAGTCTTGTTTGG taaaccCCTGCAAAATCGGCTCTCCATACCGTTCTCAAGGAATCACCGTCCAGTGCTCAGCCATGAGCCCAACTGTGTGCCCAGCTGGCCACTACTGTCATCTCGGAGCCGACGCAACTACCTCTGTGTGCTGCCAGGCTCTTG gaaactCTCCATGCGAAGAAGAGATGACTCAAGGTGAGGGCCCATCAGCCCTCACCCGCTTCTACTACGATGCCTCCCAACGGAAGTGTCTCGCCTTCAACTACCTCGGTCTGAAAGGAAATCGTAACAACTTCCAATCCAAAGAGCACTGCGAGAGCACCTGTCCCGTCTGGACCAATCCCTGCGCAATCGGCCAACCAATCATGACAGTCGGGCAGAAGCCGTTCCAGTGCCACCAGGGAGCCACCTGCTCCACCGGGTACTTCTGCCACCTCGGATACGACGACGCTACCACAGTTTGCTGCCAGTCAGAAGGTGATCCGTGCTCGCTGGTTGTCAAGGAAGGCTCCGGCAACCATCATCTCTCCCGATGGTTCTACAACTCCAACACTCGACAGTGTCAGCCATTCACTTATACTGGACAGGGAGGAAATGAGAATAACTTCTTGCTCCGCGAGCATTGTGAGGCGACGTGCCCGGTATGGATCAATGCCTGCCCATCTGGGGAGCCATATCTCCTGCCGAATGGGAAACCACAGCCTTGCGATTCGGCGAACGTGAACTCGTGCCCATTGACTCACTGGTGCCACCCAGGGCCTGATGCTTCGACGACTATGTGCTGTCCAGGGAAGGCTGATCCGTGTACGCAGACTTTGGCTCAGGGAGAGGGACCACTCAGTGTGGCGAG ATTCTACTTCAACGCGCAAAGCCGCACGTGCGACGAGTTCATGTTCCGTGGGCTTAAGGGAAACTCGAACAACTTTAAGTCCCAGGAAGACTGCGAAAAGGCTTGTCCAGTCCAGCAGAATCCGTGCCCAATCACCATGTCCTCCCTGAAACACTCGGCTAAACTTGTCCCATGCTCCGCCACAAAGTCCTGTCCGTCCCAGCAGTGGTGTCATTACGGAGAGACCAAGGAGACTACAGTGTGCTGTCCGAATG ccgtcGACGACCCATGCACCGCCCCACCTCGCAACCCAGGAGTCGGCGAGTTCCACGCAACTCGCTGGGCCTTTGATGGATCGGCCCGCAAGTGTGTCCCATTCGAGTATCGCGGAATGAAGGGCAACTCGAATAACTTCCTGACCCGCGAGAACTGCGAGAAGCGGTGCCCCGTCTTCCAAAACCCGTGTAAAATCGGCGAGCCCCACATCCAGAACAACCAGTACATGCAGTGCTCCCCACAGCAAGTGTGTCCTGGAGGACACTATTGCCACGTTGGCACTGAAGCCAACTACTGTTGCAAGGCTCTTG GCGGCGACCCGTGTGGACAACCTTTGGACCGAGGAGTCGGAGGATCCCAGCTCTCCCGCTGGTACTGGAACCAGCAGTCTCAGTGCTGCTTGCCATTCAGCTACTGTGGGCAGAAGGGAACTCAGAATAACTTCCTGACCAAGCAGGATTGTGATCGGACGTGTTACG AACTCGACAACCCATGTGCTCTCGGAGACCCTCAGATGGCTCAGAACAACCGCCCTCTGCAGTGCTCCGCGACCGCAAGCACCTGCGGAGCCCAGTTCTGGTGTCACTTCGGAGCCAATCAAGACACCACAGTTTGCTGTCCAGGACGAG TCGAATCCCCTCAAATCTGCCAGCAACCGATGGCCGTCGGAACCGGAGGAGCCACTCTTCCACGTTGGTACTATAACGCGCAGACCATGCAATGTGTCCAGTTCAACTATGCCGGGCGGATGGGAAATCAGAATAACTTCCAGAGCCAGCAGGCTTGCGAGCAGACGTGTCCAG TGTACGTAAACGTGTGCCCCACCGGTTCGCCGATGCTTGACGCCTCCACCAACAAGCCCGTTCCGTGCACATTCGGCTCGAACTCGTGCGGTGCCGATCACTGGTGCCATTTGGGTCTGGTGCCCGACGAGTACCAATGCTGTCCAGGATCACCGACGAATCCCGGAGCGTGTCAAGGTCTTCCAGAGTCGGAAGGAGTGACCGGTGCACCGGCTCCACCGACTTCCAGATGGTACTACGATCAGACAGATATGCAGTGCAAGCAGTTCACCTATAACGGAAGACGAGGAAATCAGAACAACTTCCTCACCCAGGAGGATTGTGCAGCCACCTGTGACG tatttacCAACCCTTGCAACCAGCCAATCGCTCTGCCAGCCACCCTCTGCTCGGGAACGGGCTCCTCGGACACTTGCGGAGCCAACATGTGGTGCCACATCGGAGCCAACCAGGATTCTACAGTTTGCTGTCCATCGG AAGGAGACCCATGCTCGCTCCCACTGGCCCGCGGATCTGGCAACCAGTTCATGGACCGTTTCTACTACAACCAGCAGACCGGCTCGTGCCAACAGTTCACCTATTCCGGACTTCACGGAAACCAGAACAACTTCTTGACTCAACAGGCCTGCGAGGAGCAGTGTGGACCAAACCCGTGCTTCGAAGGCCGCCCGTTCGTCGGAGCCGACGGAAGAACCCAGACATGCTCGGCGTCCGCAAACTTCAACACATGCCCATTGAACCATTGGTGTCACATTGGCTCTGATCTTTCGACCACCGTGTGCTGCCCCGGAGCTTCCACCAACGCCTGCAACCTGCCAATGTCCACCGGAGAAGGAAACGCCCGGCTTGACCGATTCTACTACGATCAGCAGACCAAGACCTGCAGACCGTTCGTGTATAACGGGCTGAAGGGTAATCAGAACAACTTCATCTCCCTGAGAGCTTGCCAGCTATCCTGCCAGCCACTCGACAATCCATGCATCGGACAGCCCGCCACCACTGCCGCCGGCCAGGTGCTCTTCTGCTCGATCACTAACAAAGACTCCTGCCCTGTGAACTTCTGGTGCCACATCGGAGCTACACCGGAGACCACCGTATGCTGTCCTGGAGCCACTAACCCGTGCTCTGTGCCTTTGGCGCCAGGTACAGGAAACGCTGGATTGGCAAGATACTACTATAATCCAGATGATAGG caatgcCTCCCATTCCAATACAACGGAAAACGCGGAAACCAGAACAACTTCGAGAACCAAGCAGACTGCGAGAGGACGTGTCCAG TATTCATCAATCCTTGCCTCGGAGAGGTGATCCTCGAGGACGGAGCACCCAAGCCGTGCAAGCCGCTGCTCAAGAACTCGTGTGGCTCCGCGACAGAGTTCTGTCACACTGGAAACCCATCGGATCAAAACTCGAGCTTCTGCTGCCCAAGGATCAATC aggatCCTTGCAATGCATTCGTCAGGAATGGAGAAGGCAACTTCAACATGACCAGGTACTACTACAATCCTGTGGAAGGCGACTGCTTCTCCTTCCAGTACAGAGGGCTCAAGGGGAATGAGAATAATTTCCTGACGCTGAAAATGTGCCAGGAGACTTGTAAGCCAT TGACCACCGCGTGCTTCGGAGGAGAATCTCCACTGATGAACAACGGACGAGTAGTTCAATGCCACAACCACGTGTGCCCGACATCTCACTACTGCCACCGAGGCGCTGACGTCAGATCTACCGTATGCTGCGCGCGACGTGGCAACTCTTGTGATCAGCAGCTCATGCTCGGCGTCGGTGACGCTGCGATCGATCGGTACTACTACGACACTACAGACGACGCGTGCATGGCGTTCAACTACACCGGCGTCGGCGGGAATGAGAATAACTTTTTGACGAAGGCAGAGTGTCAGATTGCGTGCCCCGGGTACCGGGGGTACTGTCCTCACGGGAAGCCTGATGTGACGGACCACTCGCTGACGACGTGCGGGATTGATACTGGTTGCCCGAGGGATCATGTCTGCCACGTCAGCAAGCGGGGATCGAAGACCGTGTGCTGTCCGGATCCGG catccTTCTGCCTGGTCCGAGCCGATCCGGGCCCTTGCAATCGAGAAATCCCCCGATGGGCCTACGACAAGGCCTCTGGctcctgcaaaaaatttat attcgGCGGATGTCAGGGCAACCTGAACAACTTTGACACAGTGCAAAAGTGCACGGAAATTTGCTGTGATAAGGGCTACAACTAG
- the Y43F8B.3 gene encoding BPTI/Kunitz inhibitor domain-containing protein (Confirmed by transcript evidence) produces the protein MPPLRWLFLVLCAVVAVRAADDSLIGSFKTMFFGNEPEKTNDSATSSQNNPPISYHQYATASSPSSRSQPPSGQSCTLPRQIGTGPYRIPRWYYNPVRGRCELFYWSGCCGNGNNFQTFQTCQSTCEVDPCSQDKEPGVGAVQLPRFFFNKDSRICEQFQYFGTGGNRNNFQTLEECQAQCPESPNPCAVTGGATLSPCAPGQGCGTGSYCHVGAQTQTTVCCPKPAAVDRCQQPLNVGIGNSNLQRWYFNPLTQQCSTCTYRGLQGNENNFLSQNECEQSCLVNPCKIGSPYRSQGITVQCSAMSPTVCPAGHYCHLGADATTSVCCQALGNSPCEEEMTQGEGPSALTRFYYDASQRKCLAFNYLGLKGNRNNFQSKEHCESTCPVWTNPCAIGQPIMTVGQKPFQCHQGATCSTGYFCHLGYDDATTVCCQSEGDPCSLVVKEGSGNHHLSRWFYNSNTRQCQPFTYTGQGGNENNFLLREHCEATCPVWINACPSGEPYLLPNGKPQPCDSANVNSCPLTHWCHPGPDASTTMCCPGKADPCTQTLAQGEGPLSVARFYFNAQSRTCDEFMFRGLKGNSNNFKSQEDCEKACPVQQNPCPITMSSLKHSAKLVPCSATKSCPSQQWCHYGETKETTVCCPNAVDDPCTAPPRNPGVGEFHATRWAFDGSARKCVPFEYRGMKGNSNNFLTRENCEKRCPVFQNPCKIGEPHIQNNQYMQCSPQQVCPGGHYCHVGTEANYCCKALGGDPCGQPLDRGVGGSQLSRWYWNQQSQCCLPFSYCGQKGTQNNFLTKQDCDRTCYVFTNPCNQPIALPATLCSGTGSSDTCGANMWCHIGANQDSTVCCPSEGDPCSLPLARGSGNQFMDRFYYNQQTGSCQQFTYSGLHGNQNNFLTQQACEEQCGPNPCFEGRPFVGADGRTQTCSASANFNTCPLNHWCHIGSDLSTTVCCPGASTNACNLPMSTGEGNARLDRFYYDQQTKTCRPFVYNGLKGNQNNFISLRACQLSCQPLDNPCIGQPATTAAGQVLFCSITNKDSCPVNFWCHIGATPETTVCCPGATNPCSVPLAPGTGNAGLARYYYNPDDRQCLPFQYNGKRGNQNNFENQADCERTCPVFINPCLGEVILEDGAPKPCKPLLKNSCGSATEFCHTGNPSDQNSSFCCPRINQDPCNAFVRNGEGNFNMTRYYYNPVEGDCFSFQYRGLKGNENNFLTLKMCQETCKPLTTACFGGESPLMNNGRVVQCHNHVCPTSHYCHRGADVRSTVCCARRGNSCDQQLMLGVGDAAIDRYYYDTTDDACMAFNYTGVGGNENNFLTKAECQIACPGYRGYCPHGKPDVTDHSLTTCGIDTGCPRDHVCHVSKRGSKTVCCPDPASFCLVRADPGPCNREIPRWAYDKASGSCKKFIFGGCQGNLNNFDTVQKCTEICCDKGYN, from the exons ATGCCTCCACTCAGGTGGCTCTTTTTAGTACTATGCGCCGTGGTGGCAGTTCGAGCAGCCGATGACAGCCTCATCGGCTCTTTTAAGACAATGTTCTTCGGTAATGAACCTGAGAAGACCAACGACTCCGCCACTTCATCACAAAATAATCCTCCGATCAGTTATCACCAGTATGCGACTGCTTCATCACCAT ccagcCGCTCACAACCTCCATCTGGACAATCTTGTACCCTGCCACGTCAGATTGGAACTGGACCCTACAGAATTCCAAGATG GTACTATAACCCAGTCCGCGGACGTTGTGAGCTGTTCTATTGGTCCGGTTGCTGTGGAAACGGAAACAATTTCCAGACGTTCCAGACGTGCCAATCGACCTGCGAAG TCGATCCGTGCTCTCAGGACAAGGAACCGGGCGTGGGCGCCGTCCAACTGCCCCGCTTCTTTTTCAACAAGGATTCCCGGATTTGCGAGCAATTCCAGTATTTTGGCACCGGCGGGAATCGCAATAACTTCCAGACGCTTGAAGAGTGTCAAGCACAGTGTCCAG aaagccCGAATCCATGTGCCGTTACCGGTGGTGCAACACTATCTCCGTGTGCTCCGGGTCAGGGATGTGGTACTGGAAGCTATTGCCACGTCGGAGCCCAGACACAGACCACCGTGTGCTGCCCCAAGCCGGCGGCCGTCGATCGATGCCAACAACCGTTGAATGTTGGAATTGGTAACTCGAATTTGCAGAG atggtaCTTCAACCCGCTTACCCAACAATGCTCAACATGCACTTATCGTGGACTCCAAGGAAATGAGAACAactttttgtctcaaaatgaATGCGAGCAGTCTTGTTTGG taaaccCCTGCAAAATCGGCTCTCCATACCGTTCTCAAGGAATCACCGTCCAGTGCTCAGCCATGAGCCCAACTGTGTGCCCAGCTGGCCACTACTGTCATCTCGGAGCCGACGCAACTACCTCTGTGTGCTGCCAGGCTCTTG gaaactCTCCATGCGAAGAAGAGATGACTCAAGGTGAGGGCCCATCAGCCCTCACCCGCTTCTACTACGATGCCTCCCAACGGAAGTGTCTCGCCTTCAACTACCTCGGTCTGAAAGGAAATCGTAACAACTTCCAATCCAAAGAGCACTGCGAGAGCACCTGTCCCGTCTGGACCAATCCCTGCGCAATCGGCCAACCAATCATGACAGTCGGGCAGAAGCCGTTCCAGTGCCACCAGGGAGCCACCTGCTCCACCGGGTACTTCTGCCACCTCGGATACGACGACGCTACCACAGTTTGCTGCCAGTCAGAAGGTGATCCGTGCTCGCTGGTTGTCAAGGAAGGCTCCGGCAACCATCATCTCTCCCGATGGTTCTACAACTCCAACACTCGACAGTGTCAGCCATTCACTTATACTGGACAGGGAGGAAATGAGAATAACTTCTTGCTCCGCGAGCATTGTGAGGCGACGTGCCCGGTATGGATCAATGCCTGCCCATCTGGGGAGCCATATCTCCTGCCGAATGGGAAACCACAGCCTTGCGATTCGGCGAACGTGAACTCGTGCCCATTGACTCACTGGTGCCACCCAGGGCCTGATGCTTCGACGACTATGTGCTGTCCAGGGAAGGCTGATCCGTGTACGCAGACTTTGGCTCAGGGAGAGGGACCACTCAGTGTGGCGAG ATTCTACTTCAACGCGCAAAGCCGCACGTGCGACGAGTTCATGTTCCGTGGGCTTAAGGGAAACTCGAACAACTTTAAGTCCCAGGAAGACTGCGAAAAGGCTTGTCCAGTCCAGCAGAATCCGTGCCCAATCACCATGTCCTCCCTGAAACACTCGGCTAAACTTGTCCCATGCTCCGCCACAAAGTCCTGTCCGTCCCAGCAGTGGTGTCATTACGGAGAGACCAAGGAGACTACAGTGTGCTGTCCGAATG ccgtcGACGACCCATGCACCGCCCCACCTCGCAACCCAGGAGTCGGCGAGTTCCACGCAACTCGCTGGGCCTTTGATGGATCGGCCCGCAAGTGTGTCCCATTCGAGTATCGCGGAATGAAGGGCAACTCGAATAACTTCCTGACCCGCGAGAACTGCGAGAAGCGGTGCCCCGTCTTCCAAAACCCGTGTAAAATCGGCGAGCCCCACATCCAGAACAACCAGTACATGCAGTGCTCCCCACAGCAAGTGTGTCCTGGAGGACACTATTGCCACGTTGGCACTGAAGCCAACTACTGTTGCAAGGCTCTTG GCGGCGACCCGTGTGGACAACCTTTGGACCGAGGAGTCGGAGGATCCCAGCTCTCCCGCTGGTACTGGAACCAGCAGTCTCAGTGCTGCTTGCCATTCAGCTACTGTGGGCAGAAGGGAACTCAGAATAACTTCCTGACCAAGCAGGATTGTGATCGGACGTGTTACG tatttacCAACCCTTGCAACCAGCCAATCGCTCTGCCAGCCACCCTCTGCTCGGGAACGGGCTCCTCGGACACTTGCGGAGCCAACATGTGGTGCCACATCGGAGCCAACCAGGATTCTACAGTTTGCTGTCCATCGG AAGGAGACCCATGCTCGCTCCCACTGGCCCGCGGATCTGGCAACCAGTTCATGGACCGTTTCTACTACAACCAGCAGACCGGCTCGTGCCAACAGTTCACCTATTCCGGACTTCACGGAAACCAGAACAACTTCTTGACTCAACAGGCCTGCGAGGAGCAGTGTGGACCAAACCCGTGCTTCGAAGGCCGCCCGTTCGTCGGAGCCGACGGAAGAACCCAGACATGCTCGGCGTCCGCAAACTTCAACACATGCCCATTGAACCATTGGTGTCACATTGGCTCTGATCTTTCGACCACCGTGTGCTGCCCCGGAGCTTCCACCAACGCCTGCAACCTGCCAATGTCCACCGGAGAAGGAAACGCCCGGCTTGACCGATTCTACTACGATCAGCAGACCAAGACCTGCAGACCGTTCGTGTATAACGGGCTGAAGGGTAATCAGAACAACTTCATCTCCCTGAGAGCTTGCCAGCTATCCTGCCAGCCACTCGACAATCCATGCATCGGACAGCCCGCCACCACTGCCGCCGGCCAGGTGCTCTTCTGCTCGATCACTAACAAAGACTCCTGCCCTGTGAACTTCTGGTGCCACATCGGAGCTACACCGGAGACCACCGTATGCTGTCCTGGAGCCACTAACCCGTGCTCTGTGCCTTTGGCGCCAGGTACAGGAAACGCTGGATTGGCAAGATACTACTATAATCCAGATGATAGG caatgcCTCCCATTCCAATACAACGGAAAACGCGGAAACCAGAACAACTTCGAGAACCAAGCAGACTGCGAGAGGACGTGTCCAG TATTCATCAATCCTTGCCTCGGAGAGGTGATCCTCGAGGACGGAGCACCCAAGCCGTGCAAGCCGCTGCTCAAGAACTCGTGTGGCTCCGCGACAGAGTTCTGTCACACTGGAAACCCATCGGATCAAAACTCGAGCTTCTGCTGCCCAAGGATCAATC aggatCCTTGCAATGCATTCGTCAGGAATGGAGAAGGCAACTTCAACATGACCAGGTACTACTACAATCCTGTGGAAGGCGACTGCTTCTCCTTCCAGTACAGAGGGCTCAAGGGGAATGAGAATAATTTCCTGACGCTGAAAATGTGCCAGGAGACTTGTAAGCCAT TGACCACCGCGTGCTTCGGAGGAGAATCTCCACTGATGAACAACGGACGAGTAGTTCAATGCCACAACCACGTGTGCCCGACATCTCACTACTGCCACCGAGGCGCTGACGTCAGATCTACCGTATGCTGCGCGCGACGTGGCAACTCTTGTGATCAGCAGCTCATGCTCGGCGTCGGTGACGCTGCGATCGATCGGTACTACTACGACACTACAGACGACGCGTGCATGGCGTTCAACTACACCGGCGTCGGCGGGAATGAGAATAACTTTTTGACGAAGGCAGAGTGTCAGATTGCGTGCCCCGGGTACCGGGGGTACTGTCCTCACGGGAAGCCTGATGTGACGGACCACTCGCTGACGACGTGCGGGATTGATACTGGTTGCCCGAGGGATCATGTCTGCCACGTCAGCAAGCGGGGATCGAAGACCGTGTGCTGTCCGGATCCGG catccTTCTGCCTGGTCCGAGCCGATCCGGGCCCTTGCAATCGAGAAATCCCCCGATGGGCCTACGACAAGGCCTCTGGctcctgcaaaaaatttat attcgGCGGATGTCAGGGCAACCTGAACAACTTTGACACAGTGCAAAAGTGCACGGAAATTTGCTGTGATAAGGGCTACAACTAG